In Streptomyces sp. NBC_00091, the following proteins share a genomic window:
- a CDS encoding zinc ribbon domain-containing protein YjdM — protein MTDISLPPCPECSSAYTYEMGALLVCPECGHEWTPATAADSGETSGERVIKDAVGNVLADGDTVTVVKGLKVKGHPTGIKAGTKVRNIRLVDGVDGHDIDCKIDGFGSMQLKSSVVRKG, from the coding sequence GTGACTGATATTTCCCTGCCTCCCTGTCCTGAATGCTCCAGCGCCTACACGTACGAGATGGGCGCGCTCCTCGTCTGCCCCGAGTGCGGACACGAGTGGACCCCCGCCACCGCCGCCGACTCCGGTGAGACCTCCGGGGAGCGGGTGATCAAGGACGCCGTCGGCAACGTGCTCGCCGACGGCGACACGGTGACGGTCGTCAAGGGCCTGAAGGTCAAGGGCCACCCGACCGGCATCAAGGCGGGCACCAAGGTGCGCAACATCCGCCTCGTCGACGGCGTCGACGGCCACGACATCGACTGCAAGATCGACGGCTTCGGCTCCATGCAGCTCAAGTCCAGCGTGGTGCGCAAGGGCTGA
- a CDS encoding thiazolylpeptide-type bacteriocin, with the protein MSDSARTPEFDIQDLELDLDDLTVTSMRDTVALPEGGASWGSCSCQGSSSCAKPAVLDTPLL; encoded by the coding sequence ATGTCCGACTCCGCGCGCACCCCCGAATTCGATATCCAGGACCTGGAACTCGACCTGGACGACCTCACCGTGACCTCGATGCGGGACACGGTCGCCCTGCCCGAGGGCGGAGCCTCCTGGGGCTCCTGTTCCTGTCAGGGCTCGTCCTCCTGCGCCAAGCCGGCGGTGCTGGACACGCCCCTCCTGTAG
- a CDS encoding alpha/beta hydrolase, with protein sequence MSELTDIGGDSGWNRRGVLRAAAAGVGAVAAVGAGASAAHADGRRRGAPTFVLVHGSGSNSYGWSPVLAELGLRGHRAIAVDLPGHGLGAYFPLSYQAPQDLERLAAEPSPIGRVTLADFAAHVVGVVRAAHRNGPVILVGQSMGGATLNAVANQVPELISHLVYASAFCPTRHTSVVELMMAPEGSSSSLFRIPPVKTPPELGVNRVNWRSADPSFFAVMKEALAADRTDTEVRALLNTLEPDESAAVGVADARGLADRWGRVPRTFLRFTEDRSIPLELQDLMIREADETTPRNRFRVRSLAAPHIGPRDAAVWGDELELVARMCR encoded by the coding sequence ATGAGTGAATTGACTGACATCGGCGGAGACAGCGGCTGGAACCGGCGTGGCGTCCTGAGGGCAGCCGCGGCCGGTGTGGGCGCGGTCGCCGCCGTCGGCGCGGGAGCCTCCGCCGCGCACGCCGACGGCCGCCGGCGCGGCGCGCCCACCTTCGTCCTGGTCCACGGCTCCGGGAGCAACTCCTACGGCTGGTCCCCGGTCCTGGCCGAGCTGGGCCTGCGCGGGCACCGGGCGATCGCCGTCGACCTGCCCGGCCACGGGCTCGGCGCGTACTTCCCCCTCTCCTACCAGGCCCCGCAGGACCTGGAGCGCCTCGCCGCCGAGCCCTCGCCGATCGGCAGGGTGACGCTGGCGGACTTCGCGGCGCACGTCGTCGGCGTCGTACGCGCCGCCCACCGCAACGGCCCCGTGATCCTGGTCGGCCAGAGCATGGGCGGGGCGACGCTGAACGCGGTCGCCAACCAAGTACCCGAACTGATCTCCCACTTGGTGTACGCCTCCGCCTTCTGCCCGACCCGGCACACCTCGGTCGTCGAGCTGATGATGGCTCCCGAGGGCTCCTCCAGCTCCCTGTTCCGGATTCCCCCCGTCAAGACCCCGCCGGAGCTGGGGGTCAACCGGGTCAACTGGCGCTCGGCCGACCCCTCCTTCTTCGCCGTGATGAAGGAGGCACTGGCCGCCGACCGGACGGACACCGAGGTGCGGGCCCTGCTCAACACGCTGGAGCCGGACGAGTCCGCCGCGGTCGGCGTGGCCGACGCCCGCGGCCTGGCGGACCGCTGGGGACGGGTGCCGCGCACCTTCCTGCGGTTCACCGAGGACCGCTCGATCCCCCTCGAGCTCCAGGACCTGATGATCCGTGAGGCGGACGAGACGACGCCGCGCAACCGCTTCCGCGTACGGTCGCTGGCCGCGCCGCACATCGGGCCGCGCGACGCGGCCGTGTGGGGCGACGAGCTGGAACTGGTGGCGCGGATGTGCCGCTGA
- a CDS encoding glyceraldehyde-3-phosphate dehydrogenase, translating to MTVNEDSFANWKTREEIAESMIPLIGKLHRERDVTILLHSRSLVNKSVVSILKTHRFARQIDGEELSVTETMPFLQALTTLDLGPSQIDIGMLAATYKTDDRGLSVEAFTAEAVVGATGENKIERREGRDVVLYGFGRIGRLVARLLIEKAGSGNGLRLRAIVVRQGGDQDIVKRASLLRRDSIHGQFQGTITVDEATNTIVANGNTIKVIYANDPSEVDYTAYGINDAILIDNTGKWRDREGLSKHLRPGIDKVVLTAPGKGDVPNIVHGVNHDTIKPDEQILSCASCTTNAIVPPLKAMDDEYGVLRGHVETVHSFTNDQNLLDNYHKADRRGRSAPLNMVITETGAASAVAKALPDLKAPITGSSIRVPVPDVSIAILSLRLGRETTREEVLDYLRGVSLHSPLKRQIDFTTAPDAVSMDFVGSRHASIIDAGATKVDGDNAILYLWYDNEFGYSCQVIRVVQHVSGVEYPTYPVPQV from the coding sequence GTGACTGTCAACGAGGACTCGTTCGCCAACTGGAAGACCCGCGAGGAGATCGCGGAGTCGATGATCCCCCTCATCGGGAAGCTGCACCGGGAGAGGGACGTCACGATCCTGCTCCACAGCCGCTCCCTGGTGAACAAGTCGGTCGTGAGCATTCTCAAGACCCACCGGTTCGCCCGGCAGATCGACGGCGAGGAGCTGTCGGTCACCGAGACGATGCCGTTCCTCCAGGCCCTCACCACCCTCGATCTCGGCCCGTCCCAGATCGACATCGGCATGCTCGCCGCCACGTACAAGACCGACGACCGCGGTCTGTCGGTCGAGGCCTTCACCGCCGAGGCCGTCGTCGGCGCCACGGGCGAGAACAAGATCGAGCGCCGCGAGGGACGCGACGTCGTCCTCTACGGCTTCGGCCGCATCGGCCGCCTCGTCGCCCGCCTGCTCATCGAGAAGGCCGGCTCCGGCAACGGCCTGCGCCTGCGTGCCATCGTCGTCCGCCAGGGCGGCGACCAGGACATCGTCAAGCGCGCCTCGCTGCTGCGCCGCGACTCGATCCACGGCCAGTTCCAGGGCACCATCACCGTGGACGAGGCGACCAACACGATCGTCGCCAACGGCAACACCATCAAGGTGATCTACGCGAACGACCCCTCCGAGGTCGACTACACCGCGTACGGCATCAACGACGCCATCCTCATCGACAACACGGGCAAGTGGCGCGACCGCGAGGGCCTCTCCAAGCACCTGCGCCCCGGCATCGACAAGGTCGTCCTGACCGCTCCGGGCAAGGGCGACGTCCCGAACATCGTCCACGGCGTCAACCACGACACGATCAAGCCGGACGAGCAGATCCTGTCCTGCGCCTCCTGCACCACCAACGCGATCGTCCCGCCGCTGAAGGCCATGGACGACGAGTACGGCGTGCTGCGCGGCCACGTGGAGACCGTCCACTCGTTCACGAACGACCAGAACCTGCTGGACAACTACCACAAGGCCGACCGTCGCGGCCGCTCCGCGCCGCTGAACATGGTCATCACCGAGACCGGCGCCGCCTCGGCCGTCGCGAAGGCGCTGCCCGACCTCAAGGCGCCCATCACCGGCAGCTCGATCCGCGTCCCCGTCCCGGACGTCTCGATCGCCATCCTGAGCCTGCGCCTGGGCCGTGAGACCACCCGCGAAGAGGTCCTCGACTACCTCCGCGGCGTCTCGCTGCACTCGCCGCTCAAGCGCCAGATCGACTTCACCACCGCGCCCGACGCCGTCTCCATGGACTTCGTCGGCTCGCGCCACGCCTCGATCATCGACGCGGGCGCCACCAAGGTGGACGGCGACAACGCGATCCTCTACCTCTGGTACGACAACGAGTTCGGCTACTCGTGCCAGGTCATCCGGGTCGTCCAGCACGTCTCCGGGGTGGAGTACCCGACCTACCCGGTCCCGCAGGTCTGA
- a CDS encoding lantibiotic dehydratase, protein MPPPYGTAAAGAAAAAADGAGHGYRVRSASYALVRATVLAHPAQRPEAAEFRALLARLEGVDRQLLETAAPLCDDLYDSRDGHPAEVHRDVVLPLRRALHNGREPRPALLERLGDLPARVPRLAAWTTLRARRAALLAELGPAAERALAAERTALAALCREPALGKAVALTSADLLRAVERAGTGTQDRRARKEEATVLRYALRASTKTSPLSWFTAVGWAPLTRTPARPVPAWGVPPLLDGPLHSVVKANRTLTTALTLALLDAPHRRAALPHRTTSTARTTGDRAAYSRDRTAFAGGRYLVAAEDEAELPLTGPLRLVSEHAAAPLPLDELTGLLAAALSGAGADGRPAAAAFLGRLAEAGLLVPCEPFPPEDPDPLARIAAWLRPPATTDPAAADPAHAEDAARAERAAALGRRTAAFAAAPAARRPALLAALSRDWTAELAAAGRPVPPGSAPLSVLSEDVVAPHPLALDGFLDAADHEALGEVTALAELFDLGHLVRRVVRDRFVARYGSGGTCRHPWEFGAEIAGAWEAAGWLAALDLAGPAPLPTGTEALAELRAEIAEGLRETLAAGDAAGRDELVLPPGPVRDLGGRLPGWAVERPLSYAYFLQRDPRRGLLCVNHVYGGWGRFTSRFLDALDPGATAEVSRQIRRGLGPGARAAQIRPVGGFNANLHPLLVPDEIGPDRRWAAIGEADLDLVHDEPTDQVRLRLRTTGELLDVLYPGFLAPVLLPRRIGAHLSDQPHGMVDFGPLVPRRTLPAPGGRVTRTPMLRHRHVVLRRRRWLLPPDVLRELRADLGAEPVPARAAARWRALLDLPEQLFLHPAATAPTGRAAEDFLSGLSRPKPQFVDLGNALHLRCLAKWLSRHSGGAVLEEALPAPGAAAGPARAVELVLEVYRAGRPR, encoded by the coding sequence ATGCCGCCGCCGTACGGCACGGCCGCCGCCGGAGCCGCTGCCGCCGCTGCCGACGGCGCCGGGCACGGCTACCGGGTGCGGTCCGCGTCCTACGCGCTGGTCCGCGCGACCGTGCTGGCCCACCCGGCCCAGCGGCCGGAGGCGGCGGAGTTCCGTGCCCTGCTGGCCCGCCTTGAGGGCGTCGACCGGCAGCTGCTGGAGACCGCCGCGCCGCTCTGCGACGACCTGTACGACAGCCGGGACGGCCATCCGGCCGAGGTCCACCGCGACGTCGTCCTCCCGCTGCGCCGCGCCCTGCACAACGGGCGCGAGCCCCGGCCCGCCCTGCTGGAGCGCCTCGGCGACCTGCCGGCCCGGGTGCCCCGGCTCGCCGCGTGGACCACCCTGCGCGCCCGCCGCGCCGCCCTCCTCGCCGAGCTCGGCCCCGCCGCCGAGCGGGCCCTGGCCGCCGAACGCACCGCCCTGGCCGCCCTGTGCCGCGAACCGGCCCTGGGCAAGGCCGTCGCCCTCACCAGCGCCGACCTGCTGCGGGCCGTGGAACGGGCGGGCACCGGCACGCAGGACCGCCGGGCGCGCAAGGAGGAGGCCACCGTCCTGCGCTACGCCCTGCGGGCCAGCACCAAGACCAGCCCGCTGTCCTGGTTCACCGCCGTCGGCTGGGCACCGCTGACCCGGACACCGGCCCGCCCCGTCCCCGCCTGGGGCGTCCCGCCCCTGCTCGACGGCCCCCTGCACTCCGTCGTCAAGGCCAACCGCACCCTCACCACCGCCCTCACCCTGGCCCTGCTGGACGCGCCGCACCGCCGGGCCGCCCTGCCCCACCGCACCACCAGCACCGCCCGGACCACCGGCGACCGGGCGGCGTACTCCCGCGACCGGACCGCCTTCGCCGGCGGCCGCTACCTCGTCGCCGCCGAGGACGAGGCGGAACTGCCCCTCACGGGCCCGCTGCGCCTGGTCTCCGAGCACGCCGCGGCCCCCCTGCCGCTCGACGAGCTGACCGGGCTGCTCGCCGCCGCCCTGAGCGGGGCCGGCGCCGACGGCCGCCCCGCGGCCGCCGCCTTCCTCGGCCGGCTCGCGGAGGCCGGCCTGCTGGTGCCGTGCGAGCCCTTCCCGCCCGAGGACCCCGACCCGCTGGCCCGTATCGCGGCATGGCTGCGCCCGCCCGCCACGACGGACCCCGCCGCCGCGGACCCGGCGCACGCCGAGGACGCCGCCCGCGCGGAGCGCGCCGCCGCCCTCGGCCGCCGGACCGCCGCCTTCGCCGCCGCCCCCGCCGCCCGGCGCCCCGCCCTGCTCGCCGCCCTGTCCCGGGACTGGACGGCGGAGCTGGCCGCCGCCGGACGGCCCGTCCCGCCCGGCTCCGCCCCGCTCAGCGTCCTGTCCGAGGACGTCGTCGCCCCGCACCCGCTCGCCCTCGACGGCTTCCTCGACGCCGCCGACCACGAGGCACTCGGGGAGGTCACCGCACTGGCGGAGCTCTTCGACCTCGGGCATCTCGTACGCCGCGTCGTGCGCGACCGCTTCGTCGCGCGCTACGGTTCCGGCGGTACCTGCCGGCACCCCTGGGAGTTCGGGGCCGAGATCGCCGGGGCCTGGGAGGCCGCCGGGTGGCTCGCGGCCCTCGACCTGGCCGGCCCGGCCCCGCTCCCCACCGGGACCGAGGCCCTGGCGGAGCTGCGCGCGGAGATCGCCGAGGGCCTGCGCGAGACCCTGGCCGCCGGTGACGCGGCCGGGCGCGACGAACTGGTCCTGCCCCCCGGCCCGGTCAGGGACCTCGGCGGGCGACTGCCCGGCTGGGCCGTGGAACGGCCGCTCAGCTACGCGTACTTCCTCCAGCGCGACCCCCGCCGGGGCCTGCTGTGCGTCAACCACGTCTACGGCGGCTGGGGCCGCTTCACCAGCCGGTTCCTCGACGCCCTGGACCCGGGCGCCACCGCCGAGGTGTCCCGGCAGATCCGGCGCGGGCTCGGCCCCGGCGCCCGGGCCGCGCAGATCCGGCCCGTCGGCGGGTTCAACGCCAACCTGCACCCCCTGCTGGTCCCCGACGAGATAGGCCCCGACCGCCGCTGGGCCGCCATCGGCGAAGCCGACCTGGACCTCGTCCACGACGAGCCCACCGACCAGGTCCGCCTCCGGCTGCGCACGACCGGCGAACTCCTCGACGTGCTCTACCCGGGCTTCCTCGCCCCCGTCCTGCTGCCGCGCCGCATCGGCGCCCACCTGAGCGACCAGCCCCACGGCATGGTCGACTTCGGCCCCCTCGTCCCCCGCCGCACACTCCCCGCCCCCGGCGGCCGGGTGACCCGTACCCCCATGCTGCGCCACCGCCACGTCGTGCTCCGGCGCCGCCGCTGGCTGCTGCCGCCCGACGTGCTGCGGGAGCTGCGCGCCGACCTCGGCGCCGAGCCCGTCCCGGCGCGGGCCGCGGCCCGCTGGCGGGCGCTGCTGGACCTGCCCGAGCAGCTCTTCCTCCACCCGGCCGCCACCGCCCCCACCGGCCGCGCCGCCGAGGACTTCCTCAGCGGGCTGAGCCGGCCCAAACCGCAGTTCGTG
- a CDS encoding M28 family peptidase has product MQPTRWTASVAAFALTASLAGALAGTASAAQQPDPAPPRQSKAERAVAAADAAVASGLDTLVNSPRQQYERRLVTPWVQDLYSVAYERSYRGLPVVGGDAVVLADGQGRVRALQSASSTVIDVATTPSVDAKAAEASSRAELEKVDKVESSRLVVRLKDDKPVLAWETVLSGRTRTAPSRLHVFVDARSGRVVDRYDEVVAGSGNSKWNGPGPLALDTTASGGSYSLRDPNRPGLSCADYSTGSVFTKSTDSWGNGNPTSKETGCTDLMFAAQKQWDMLGQWLGRNGVNGNGRSFPGKVGLNDLNAYWDGSSVTIGHNSANEWIAGVDVVAHEYGHAIDSSTPGGTSGQEAGLGEATGDIFGALTEAYINEPAPYDTPDYTVGEVINLQGRGPIRNMYDPPAVNNDPACYSSAIPGTEVHKAAGPLNHWFYLLAEGTSPGGGKPNSSTCNQSTLTGVGVQNAGKIFYGGMLLKTSSMSYKKYRTATLGSAKSLDATCNLFDRTKAAWDAISVPAQSGDPTCSPSGQNDFSLALNPASGTVQQGGSVTTTVATSTTTGSAQQVTLTATGLPSGVTASFSPATVQSGQSSTLTLSATANAAPGASTVTVKGQGAALAHTVDYTLTVGGTQPDPTPPDISVANVQAHLAQLGTIASQNGGNRRAGSGGYTQSLAYVKGKLQAAGYTVTEQNCTSCTYPSNNLIADWPGGPADKTVMFGAHLDGVSAGPGINDNGSGSATLLENALVLAQKNPTMTQHVRFAWWTDEEQGLNGSEFYVNQLSSAQRSAIKGYYNFDMVGSTNGGYFINNLNSATAAPLKAYWTSLNLAPEENTEGQGRSDDYSFQQAGIPTSGYAAGASARKTSAQAAKWGGTANAAYDSCYHSSCDTTSNINATVLDRSADGVAYTVWKQAVGGTSPAPDFSLSTSPAAGSANPGGSLTSTVNTATVSGSPQTLALSVSGAPAGVTASLSPASVQSGSSSTLSVQVGAGTAQGTYTLTVTGTGTVSHSTTYTLTVGGGGGSCTPSQVVANGGFENGSSPWTATSGVITSQSGQAPHGGSYMAWLNGWGSSRTDSASQSLTIPSGCASGRLSFHLHIDTDETDDTAYDTFTVSVGGQTLATLSNLDAGSGYTLKDYDVSQFAGQTVTLQFKGVEDQSLQTSFVVDDVTLQTS; this is encoded by the coding sequence GTGCAGCCCACCAGATGGACGGCGTCCGTGGCAGCCTTCGCGCTGACCGCGAGCCTCGCCGGCGCGCTGGCCGGCACCGCGTCGGCCGCGCAGCAGCCAGATCCCGCACCACCCCGGCAGTCCAAGGCCGAGCGGGCCGTGGCCGCCGCGGACGCGGCCGTCGCGAGCGGCCTCGACACCCTGGTCAACTCCCCCCGGCAGCAGTACGAGCGGCGCCTGGTCACCCCCTGGGTGCAGGACCTGTACTCCGTGGCGTACGAGCGCAGCTACCGGGGCCTGCCGGTCGTCGGCGGCGACGCGGTCGTCCTGGCCGACGGGCAGGGCCGGGTGCGGGCCCTCCAGTCGGCCTCCTCCACCGTGATCGACGTGGCGACGACCCCCAGCGTCGACGCGAAGGCGGCGGAGGCCTCCTCACGGGCCGAGCTGGAGAAGGTGGACAAGGTCGAGAGCAGCCGGCTCGTGGTCCGGCTCAAGGACGACAAGCCGGTCCTGGCCTGGGAGACCGTCCTGTCCGGCCGCACCCGTACGGCGCCCAGCAGGCTGCACGTCTTCGTGGACGCCCGCTCCGGCCGGGTCGTCGACCGCTACGACGAGGTCGTGGCCGGCAGCGGCAACAGCAAGTGGAACGGCCCCGGCCCGCTCGCCCTCGACACGACCGCGTCCGGTGGCTCGTACTCCCTGCGCGACCCGAACCGCCCGGGTCTGAGCTGCGCGGACTACAGCACCGGCAGCGTCTTCACGAAGTCCACGGACTCCTGGGGGAACGGCAACCCGACCTCCAAGGAGACCGGGTGCACGGACCTGATGTTCGCCGCGCAGAAGCAGTGGGACATGCTGGGCCAGTGGCTCGGCCGCAACGGCGTCAACGGCAACGGGCGCAGCTTCCCCGGCAAGGTCGGCCTGAACGACCTCAACGCCTACTGGGACGGCAGCTCCGTCACCATCGGCCACAACAGCGCCAACGAGTGGATCGCCGGCGTGGACGTGGTGGCCCACGAGTACGGGCACGCCATCGACTCCAGCACCCCCGGCGGCACCAGCGGCCAGGAGGCCGGTCTGGGCGAGGCCACCGGGGACATCTTCGGCGCGCTGACCGAGGCGTACATCAACGAGCCCGCCCCGTACGACACCCCCGACTACACCGTCGGTGAGGTCATCAACCTCCAGGGCCGCGGCCCGATCCGGAACATGTACGACCCGCCGGCCGTCAACAACGACCCGGCCTGCTACAGCTCCGCGATACCCGGCACCGAGGTGCACAAGGCCGCGGGACCCCTCAACCACTGGTTCTACCTGCTGGCCGAGGGCACCAGCCCGGGCGGCGGCAAGCCGAACAGCAGTACCTGCAACCAGTCCACGCTGACCGGTGTCGGCGTACAGAACGCCGGCAAGATCTTCTACGGCGGCATGCTGCTCAAGACCAGCAGCATGTCCTACAAGAAGTACCGGACGGCCACCCTCGGCTCCGCCAAGTCCCTCGACGCCACCTGCAACCTGTTCGACAGGACCAAGGCCGCCTGGGACGCCATCAGCGTGCCCGCCCAGAGCGGTGACCCGACCTGCTCCCCGAGCGGCCAGAACGACTTCTCGCTCGCGCTGAACCCGGCCTCGGGCACCGTCCAGCAGGGCGGCTCGGTCACCACCACCGTGGCCACCAGCACCACCACCGGCTCCGCCCAGCAGGTGACGCTCACCGCGACGGGCCTGCCGTCCGGGGTCACCGCCTCCTTCAGCCCGGCCACCGTGCAGTCCGGGCAGTCCTCGACGCTGACCCTCTCCGCCACCGCCAACGCGGCGCCCGGAGCCTCCACCGTCACCGTCAAGGGCCAGGGCGCCGCCCTCGCGCACACCGTCGACTACACGCTCACCGTGGGCGGCACCCAGCCCGATCCCACCCCGCCGGACATCAGCGTCGCCAACGTCCAGGCGCATCTGGCCCAGCTCGGCACGATCGCCTCGCAGAACGGCGGCAACCGCCGGGCCGGCAGCGGCGGCTACACCCAGTCCCTCGCGTACGTCAAGGGCAAGCTACAGGCCGCCGGGTACACCGTCACCGAGCAGAACTGCACCTCCTGCACCTACCCGTCCAACAACCTGATCGCCGACTGGCCGGGCGGCCCCGCCGACAAGACCGTGATGTTCGGCGCCCACCTCGACGGCGTCTCGGCCGGGCCGGGCATCAACGACAACGGCTCCGGCTCCGCCACCCTGCTGGAGAACGCCCTGGTCCTGGCGCAGAAGAACCCGACGATGACCCAGCACGTGCGCTTCGCCTGGTGGACCGACGAGGAGCAGGGCCTCAACGGCTCCGAGTTCTACGTCAACCAGCTCAGCAGCGCCCAGCGCAGCGCCATCAAGGGCTACTACAACTTCGACATGGTCGGCTCGACCAACGGCGGCTACTTCATCAACAACCTGAACTCCGCCACCGCCGCCCCCCTGAAGGCGTACTGGACCTCGCTGAACCTCGCCCCGGAGGAGAACACCGAGGGCCAGGGCCGCAGTGACGACTACTCCTTCCAGCAGGCGGGCATCCCCACCTCCGGCTACGCGGCCGGCGCCAGCGCCCGCAAGACCTCCGCGCAGGCGGCGAAGTGGGGCGGCACCGCGAACGCGGCGTACGACTCCTGCTACCACAGCTCCTGCGACACCACCTCCAACATCAACGCCACGGTCCTGGACCGCAGCGCGGACGGGGTCGCCTACACCGTCTGGAAGCAGGCCGTGGGCGGCACCAGCCCGGCGCCCGACTTCTCCCTGAGCACCAGCCCGGCCGCCGGCTCCGCCAACCCGGGCGGCAGCCTCACCTCCACCGTCAACACCGCCACCGTCAGCGGCAGCCCCCAGACGCTCGCCCTGTCGGTCTCGGGCGCGCCCGCCGGGGTGACCGCGAGCCTCAGCCCGGCGTCCGTGCAGTCCGGCAGCTCCTCGACCCTGTCCGTACAGGTCGGCGCGGGCACCGCGCAGGGCACGTACACCCTGACCGTCACGGGCACCGGCACCGTCAGCCACAGCACCACCTACACCCTGACCGTCGGCGGGGGCGGCGGCAGCTGCACCCCGAGCCAGGTCGTCGCCAACGGCGGCTTCGAGAACGGCTCCAGCCCCTGGACCGCGACCTCCGGGGTCATCACCAGCCAGTCCGGCCAGGCCCCGCACGGCGGCTCGTACATGGCGTGGCTCAACGGCTGGGGCTCCTCCCGCACCGACAGCGCCTCCCAGTCGCTGACCATCCCGTCCGGCTGCGCCTCGGGCCGGCTCTCCTTCCACCTGCACATCGACACGGACGAGACCGACGACACCGCCTACGACACCTTCACGGTCTCGGTGGGCGGCCAGACCCTGGCGACCCTGTCCAACCTGGACGCGGGCTCCGGGTACACCCTGAAGGACTACGACGTCTCCCAGTTCGCCGGGCAGACCGTCACCCTCCAGTTCAAGGGCGTGGAAGACCAGTCCCTCCAGACCTCCTTCGTGGTGGACGACGTCACCCTCCAGACGAGCTGA
- a CDS encoding GNAT family N-acetyltransferase, translating to MSDIKVRPVQPGDFAQWRALYRGYADFYKVEQTEEAAATVWAWVNDPGHEVSALVAEDAGGRLLGLAHYRPFARPLSATVGCFLDDLFVAPEHRGCGAADLLLGALRELAAERGWSVVRWITADDNHRARSKYDQVAARTMWVTYDMTPGR from the coding sequence ATGTCCGACATCAAGGTCCGCCCCGTACAGCCCGGAGACTTCGCCCAGTGGCGCGCCCTGTACCGCGGGTACGCCGACTTCTACAAGGTGGAGCAGACGGAGGAGGCGGCCGCGACGGTGTGGGCGTGGGTGAACGACCCCGGGCACGAGGTCAGCGCCCTGGTCGCCGAGGACGCCGGGGGCCGGCTCCTGGGACTGGCCCACTACCGCCCCTTCGCCCGGCCGCTGTCCGCGACGGTCGGCTGCTTCCTGGACGACCTGTTCGTGGCCCCGGAGCACCGCGGCTGCGGAGCCGCCGACCTGCTGCTCGGAGCCCTGCGCGAGCTGGCCGCCGAGCGCGGCTGGAGCGTGGTGCGGTGGATCACCGCCGACGACAACCACCGGGCACGGTCCAAGTACGACCAGGTGGCCGCGCGGACCATGTGGGTGACCTACGACATGACTCCCGGCCGCTGA
- a CDS encoding LysR family transcriptional regulator has translation MQLELRHLQAVCRIAEAGSLGEAARRLGISQPALSAQLRRIEGVTGGALFVRGRHGVEPTSLGHFVLARARRVLGEMDALGAEARALAPDAPLRLGCILLVLLDGLLARTDLALSGREVTVDLEDSVTALVRMLGAGKYDVIVYGEVNDYEVPLPGGVLARTVVPQEPFCIRMSSGHRLAGRERLDLAELAGEQWMTLVEDDDGGPEALVEACAKAGFVPSLRHRITDRQMRHDLIAAGRAIALCQPTAPAVPGTVMRPLAGTPVTGRIRLAWNRSAVPAYQAERLYRAAVEAYLANVDNNDFHRAWWDAHPEARPALD, from the coding sequence ATGCAGCTGGAGTTGAGGCATCTGCAAGCCGTCTGCCGGATAGCGGAAGCGGGCAGCCTGGGCGAGGCGGCCAGGCGGCTGGGGATCTCACAGCCGGCGCTCTCCGCCCAGCTGCGCAGGATCGAGGGGGTCACGGGCGGCGCGCTCTTCGTCCGGGGCCGCCACGGGGTGGAGCCCACCTCCCTCGGGCACTTCGTCCTGGCCAGGGCGCGCCGCGTGCTCGGCGAGATGGACGCCCTCGGCGCGGAGGCCCGCGCCCTGGCGCCCGACGCCCCGCTCAGGCTCGGCTGCATCCTGCTCGTGCTCCTGGACGGCCTGCTCGCCCGGACCGACCTGGCCCTGTCCGGGCGGGAGGTCACCGTGGACCTCGAGGACTCGGTCACGGCGCTGGTGCGGATGCTCGGCGCCGGCAAGTACGACGTGATCGTGTACGGCGAGGTGAACGACTACGAGGTCCCGCTGCCCGGGGGAGTCCTCGCCCGGACCGTGGTCCCTCAGGAGCCGTTCTGCATCCGGATGTCCTCGGGCCACCGCCTGGCGGGACGCGAGCGGCTCGACCTGGCCGAGCTGGCCGGCGAGCAGTGGATGACCCTGGTCGAGGACGACGACGGCGGCCCCGAGGCCCTGGTCGAGGCCTGCGCGAAGGCCGGCTTCGTCCCTTCGCTGCGCCACCGGATCACCGACCGCCAGATGCGGCACGACCTGATCGCCGCCGGCCGGGCGATCGCGCTCTGCCAGCCCACCGCCCCGGCCGTGCCGGGGACGGTGATGCGCCCCCTGGCCGGCACCCCGGTCACCGGTCGCATCCGCCTCGCCTGGAACCGCTCGGCGGTCCCGGCGTACCAGGCGGAACGGCTCTACCGCGCGGCGGTCGAGGCATATCTGGCGAACGTGGACAACAACGACTTCCACCGAGCGTGGTGGGACGCTCACCCGGAAGCCCGTCCGGCCCTCGACTGA